CTTGAAGGGGGAGTGGTGGTTAGAACACACAGGTGCAGCTGGCATCATATTCTTGGACTAGTAATTTGATTAACAACAATGACATCTGGCAAAGAAatgctcctcgtccttgTTGGATGTCTATGGGAATAAGTTGCGCTCCGGGCCCGTGCCAATTTGGTTAAGCTACTCCACCACGCAGTGATATCTTGATATTGACTCGCAAGTGCCTCGGAATGTTACATTCATCCTTGTATAGTCTAGCCGTTATGGTCATCGCGTAGGTAGATATTGAAAGCACCAAGATGGAACTCGGCTTCCTTGGGTAAGTATCTATATTGCATGTTAGAGGGGTGTGTGACGCATGTGTGGTGTGTCTGCTATATAGTTGCAGTGAAGGAAGTTGACTATATATACTCACATGGTTGGCTTCTATCCTCACAGAATCTAGAGACATCCCATGCATCAGTGACAGCACAATGCGTCTAGGATACTGTCTCTGCCTTTGCGGCCTGCTCGCCAGCTCAGCCGTGCTGGCCCAGGACATTGACTACGGGGCCGCCGCCGAGTCAATATCCGCTGTCCTGGCCGACCCCACCTTCGTCCCCTATGCAAAGCCCACCCAAAAGGTCTCAGAGTGGATTGCCGTCGGCGATTCGTACTCAGCAGGCACAGGTTGCaacggcaacaacaagaGGATGGGCAGGGATGCTGTTCCGTGGGCAGTGCTCATACCCGATGCAGATGGCGCAGGATGCAGCCAATTAGGGCTTCGTCAACAACGACGACACCCTCCCTTGCTTTAGCTTCCACGCGTATACCAGTAACAAGGTGCAGGACCTGGTTGTGCATCAGCTGAAGCAGGGCGATTATCGCGAGGGTAACGACCTCCCGCGCAATCAGCCCTTTAGCAAACCGCAGCTTGCTGTCATGACAATTAGAGGCAACAACGCCATGCTGTCTACATGAAGATCCCCTTTTGTCTCCCTTTGCAAGTGTATACTGTTGACTGACCGCTGGCAAATAGTATATTAAACGACTGCGTGTACAGAGTAGCTCTCCCGGGCAACTTCCAGGAAACGCTCAACAACCTCCAACAGGAActcgacagcagcagcttccagGACAAGGTCAACTACAGGCTGTTCCAGGTCGCACATGCAGGACGCGAGGCCGGCGGCGCCAGCCTGCGCGAAAGCTTCCAGGTCTTTGTCCTGGAATATGTGACCTTCTTAGGGACAGGCGCCGAATGCAACGACTACTCGTGGTCCTACTTTGGGTAGAGCACCCTGAAACTCAGCCTGGCGGTGATTGGGGCCAGCAGATTGCCATTGCGTCGTACATCAACCCCCTGGGTGACCCGGCCTCGTGGGAGCGCCTCCTGGCGTACGACACTAACAAGGTCAGCGTCTTGGTTGCGAACGTTCTCAACAGCCCGGACTACGTGGTCGATGATAGCTGGAAGTCGGTCATCGATCAGGCTGCGAGTCAGGGCAAGAAGATTCTCGGTTACGTCCGGACTGGCTACCTTGGTGTGAGTCAACAGCAGTTCACCACTCGGCTCGGCTCGCGGGACCTCGCAGACTGGGCGTCGCAGATCGAGCAGGACATTGACAAGTGGTAAAAGCTGTACGGCTCCAGTCTCGGCGGTatcttcttcgacgaagGGTGGCCCGAGTGCGGTGACAACAACATCTACGCCGACCTCTACGCATACATTGACGATTACATGAAGCAGAAGCATCTCGGCGCATACACGGTGCTCAACCCGGGCTTGCCCATTGCCCAATGCTACGAAGACACCATGGATACACTGTTGACCTTTGAGAACACCTACAAGACATATCAAAACTTGTTTGTGCCGAACAACTGGACGCCCCAGGACCCCCGCAAGATCTGGCACATCATCTACAATGTGCCCCAGGGCCAGATTGCCAGCGTGGCCGCCCTGGCTTCGGACCGCAACATCGGCCTAATCGAAATCACCGGCGACGTCGCCCCGAACCCGTACGACAACCTGCCCAGCGACGCGTACATACAGGCCGTCATTGGAGCCGTCTCAGGTGGCACCCCTCTGATCAAGGGCCCGGCAGATGTTACCAGCTTCTACGTTGCAGGCCTTCCCGGTGACGTGACCGTCGCCGCGTCCGATTACAGCTCCGTCACCCTCGACTGGTCCTCCGTCGCCAACGCCCTCGGCTACGCGGTCTACCGGCAGATGGAGCAAAATCAAGATGCCTTCCTGCCTCCCAGGCAACAACCCCAACAACCTGCCGACTTGACTGGAGGTACACAGCTACAATATAGCGGAACCAGGCTACAGGTTACCTCCGAACTTGCTCCTGGCGCAGCTACGAATGCGACAGCATCAGGCTCCTGCAGATTGATTCCGAGACAGATCCATCGGCCGGCTATGAACTCTGCCTGGAACTGGCTACGTAAGAATCTGAATGATATTTTTCCGAGGTTTCAATGCCCAGTTGGCACGAAGAGTGGTCGGGCTATGAAAGCCAGTCTGACTTTACTTGGAGTAACCATATCTGCACGCGATCTACAATTTTCTGAACAGTTATATTGTTGGGCACAGAAGCATGTGGAAATAGCTTGTGAAGCTGAGCCCAGGCTCCCGCGACTATGATAGCGCTGTACGGTTTGGCCTTGACTGAGGTATGAAACTGTCTACAGTTCTGAGCCGAAAGGAATCAAGTCAAGTCAAGCTCAGATCACAACCTCAACATGCTATCCTATTTCTCCATGGATATGATCTTGTATAGCTGGGAGAAAATCTCGACGCTCCGTCATGGTTGCCGTCCCATCTACACTCGAGCCTCTGGCCGCTTGCATGGGAGACCCCTGGTCAAGCAGAGAGGCGCCTATTCATACAGGTAGGTAAATATAGCAACTAAAGAGTGCTTTACTGCGGACCGCGAAGCATGTTGAATATGCAATGGACCCCAACCCCGTGCCTGGTGATGGGAGCCAGGGTGACGTAGCCGGGATCTCCCACAGATGTAGAGGTCCGTCTTCACCTCGACAAACCATTGAGTGCACTGGTTCAGCTGAATGATTGCGTGCAAGATGCCTAGGTACTCGGCCACGGGCTTAGCTTTTACAGAGGATCACGCTTTTTGAGTTTCTAACCCTCGTTCAACTTATTGCTTATTCCCAGAATCCCCAGTCGTTCTCCTACCTAGACATTTATACCCTGGGGTTGGAACCAAATTGGCCCCCTGTAAACCTTTATATTCTCTTCAGTTGTGCGTCCTATCATGCCAGCCATGTCCTTTCCTGCTTCTATCCTTACTCTTACCAGTATCACTTGTCATACTTCCTGTTCTCTCCACTTGCACAAATATGCTGctttctttattcttttcaCTTGCTCCAGGTTTTGTTATTCGCTGGCTGTGTTAACTGTAGCACTTCTTTACTGACTAGTCAGGTCTACTGATAAAGAGAATTAAAGTGATACCAGCTCCAACCTAGGCATGATCTGTTCAATAATGGATGGTTCACTAATTAATCCTAGGGTTTCATGAAATAACAAGAGGGTCTAACAAACTGTAGTAAAGGGCCAGGGTTGTAGGCTCAGGTGCTAGCCAGTGAGGTAGTAAGCTAGTGTGCGTAGGCCTTTTTATTACAAGGAATAGCAGTTGCCTTACACCTTACACTCTCTTGGTGTAGTGAAATAGTATTGTGCGTCTACCCTGTTGCTAAATTACCTGCAGTATATAGTCAGAGACACGGCGGCTTTCTACAGGACTAAAGGACTGTAGGGTACTGAATTCATTACTGGGTAGGCATCGCTAAACAATCAAAATGTTAGCAATGGGAAATTCGGGCATTTTAAACTTGACATCCCACTCATGGACGCCCTGCCACTCCCATTCCGACCCGGCCTCATCATTACTCGCAACAATAGCCATCACAAGACCCTCACACTCGCCCTGATACTTGAATGGCCTTACCGGAGGGTCAATGTGCTCGCCCCCTCGTTGTGACCACGGCGGCAGCAATAGTGAAACCCAACGATACCGCTTAAACAACGGCGCGACCACAGAACGCAAATAGAAAAGACTTTTGACATCCATCTTATCGTTAGCGCCTTTATTGTAGACATAAAAGtacccatcatcatcatctgagGCGCCGTGCAGCCAGAAGAGGCCCGCGCCAGGAAGAGCTCTGCGGCGCTGGATCTTGCAAACCAGCCACTCAGCCCGAAACCCGTCCGGCGTGATCTTGCCGGCAACGCTGTTCTCCCCATTGAACGCCGGGTACTGCTGTTGCTGTAGACTGCCTTTGGCGTGTGTGCTAGCAGCGCCTTTTGGCGACGATGCTGACGCAGGAGGAACGAGATTTGGCCTTTCAGGCGCCCAGCTCAACCCGCGAATCCCCTTGATCCGTGGTGAGCTCGAGACAAGAAATCCCGTGGCAAGCCGTCCGCCCACCATGGACCTCCAAAACGCCTCCGCGGTCTTGACCACTTTGTTTGAGCCGCAGACCAGACTCCAGATGATTATGATGTCTCTATCCTTGGTTGGGTGGCGGTGGTTCAAGAGGCACGTTGCCTGCTCGGTCTTGACCAGGTCAACTTTGTCTCTAGTCGGTGTGTAATGCTGGACCGCTAGGCAGGGCGAAACAAGACTGAGGCAGCTCTTTGAGAGGATATCCGTGAGGACAGTCTTTAGGGGGATGACGCGGTTGTCCTTGCAGAGAATATGCAGGTTCGCTCGGCCGCGAATGCCTTCTAGTAGAGTCCACGCGCGGACGTTCCAGTCGCACACCACAAGGGTTGCTAGTATTGCCTCTTCCGCGGCTAAAGTCAGCGGCTCGATGTCTATGTCCATGAGGTCGCGGTCAACAAGTAGTACAAGCTTGCTATTGATAAAAT
This sequence is a window from Aspergillus nidulans FGSC A4 chromosome IV. Protein-coding genes within it:
- a CDS encoding putative spherulin 4 family protein (transcript_id=CADANIAT00000333) translates to MRLGYCLCLCGLLASSAVLAQDIDYGAAAESISAVLADPTFVPYAKPTQKVSEWIAVGDSYSAGTGCNGNNKRMGRDAVPFHAYTSNKVQDLVVHQLKQGDYREGNDLPRNQPFSKPQLASSSPGQLPGNAQQPPTGTRQQQLPGQGQLQAVPGRTCRTRGRRRQPARKLPGLCPGICDLLRDRRRMQRLLVVLLWVEHPETQPGGDWGQQIAIASYINPLGDPASWERLLAYDTNKVSVLVANVLNSPDYVVDDSWKSVIDQAASQGKKILGYVRTGYLGVSQQQFTTRLGSRDLADWASQIEQDIDKW
- a CDS encoding spherulin 4 family protein (transcript_id=CADANIAT00000334), which encodes MKQKHLGAYTVLNPGLPIAQCYEDTMDTLLTFENTYKTYQNLFVPNNWTPQDPRKIWHIIYNVPQGQIASVAALASDRNIGLIEITGDVAPNPYDNLPSDAYIQAVIGAVSGGTPLIKGPADVTSFYVAGLPGDVTVAASDYSSVTLDWSSVANALGYAVYRQMEQNQDAFLPPRQQPQQPADLTGGTQLQYSGTRLQVTSELAPGAATNATASGSCRLIPRQIHRPAMNSAWNWLLILLGTEACGNSL